One window of the Manihot esculenta cultivar AM560-2 chromosome 14, M.esculenta_v8, whole genome shotgun sequence genome contains the following:
- the LOC110600097 gene encoding IST1-like protein, translated as MSLLNQLFNRGVFGAKCKTCLTLAISRIKLLQNKRDLQLKHMRKEIAQFLHAGQEAIARIRVEHVIREQNIWAAYEILELFCEFVLARVPVLDSQKECPAELREAIASIIFSAPRCSEVPDLLQIKNLFSAKYGKEFVMAASELRPDSSVNRAIIEKLSVAAPSAETRLKVLKEIAQEYNLEWDSSNTEAELGKKHEDLLAGSKQIVAEAAVSQAPMKVSPKPSPSNGASPMMNTDIKPGFQHLQPPSPMSNTPLVDANAIEPTVRNHNTGSVTDAKREATAQSSDVLERARAAIASAERATAAARAAAELVNVEFSSLKLEGRSS; from the exons ATGTCACTCTTAAATCAACTCTTCAACAGAGGCGTTTTTGGTGCTAAATG CAAAACATGCTTGACATTGGCAATCTCTCGTATCAAATTGTTGCAAAACAAAAGAGATTTGCAGCTCAAACACATGCGAAAGGAAATTGCACAATTTTTGCATGCCGGCCAAGAAGCAATAGCTCGAATTCGG GTCGAGCATGTGATTAGAGAACAAAATATATGGGCTGCTTATGAGATATTGGAACTGTTCTGTGAGTTTGTTCTTGCTCGTGTTCCAGTTCTTGATAGTCAGAA GGAATGTCCAGCTGAATTGCGAGAGGCTATTGCAAGCATAATTTTTTCTGCCCCAAGATGTTCAGAAGTGCCAGATTTATTGCAGATCAAGAatttattttctgcaaaatatggGAAGGAATTTGTGATGGCTGCTTCTGAGCTTCGTCCTGATTCTAGTGTCAACCGTGCA ATAATCGAAAAGCTTTCAGTTGCTGCTCCATCAGCAGAGACAAGGCTTAAGGTTTTGAAGGAAATTGCACAAGAATATAACTTGGAGTGGGATTCTTCTAACACTGAAGCCGAGCTTGGTAAAAAGCATGAAGATCTGCTG GCTGGATCAAAGCAAATAGTAGCTGAAGCTGCAGTTTCTCAAGCGCCCATGAAAGTTTCTCCTAAACCCTCACCTTCCAACGGGGCAAGCCCTATGATGAATACAGATATCAAGCCAGGGTTTCAGCATCTTCAGCCTCCTAGCCCCATGAGTAACACGCCTTTGGTGGATGCTAATGCAATTGAACCAACAGTCAGGAACCATAATACTGGTTCAGTTACTGATGCTAAAAGAGAGGCAACAGCACAGTCTTCTGATGTCTTGGAGAGAGCACGAGCTGCCATTGCCTCTGCAGAGCGAGCAACTGCAGCTGCTCGTGCTGCTGCTGAACTAGTAAATGTTGAATTTAGTTCATTGAAGCTAGAAGGGAGGTCATCATAG
- the LOC122721776 gene encoding uncharacterized protein LOC122721776, with protein MYGITRQAMETVLPRLSGRPSPQFAVRAPKRFWADERSAPSSKKKKEISLMPPSPSFDINGSGENDQLIVPFDVKYHFRSKNGRHKAASSKEVSRPPAKASSQASKPSSRSTKPSRPSSRGGSSLALRPVEGSRSAPASSEGVREASLAIAEQTSVVEQVERGTAHSSGEGSGGKSKSPIEDKEASGTGLEIVLIEDSAPEVPTQDAPAPARTELEGSEGVPSKIGDKRPAPSGTAAPSPARKKSRAAAGSSPALPSIGKGKSVAAEPPLFSSDNSLKASDITSESPASAVADFLKEQMFGGVTEASDPRLLALTGLLASSTKEQTSFQSRSREELGSSIREMLLMVTGLLMEVDIRDRSLRESIDRRIEEARLEENISATNDARGNLVAAREQIQSLQVELHSALEALKKAEGKAAETAKHTSFLEAELSRTRGVLKVSDERAAALEVRCKGVSEQLSSMADALQERNEALSQKAEVQRQYDALKADLEGLQTRLNEVETQREMALARVQEFVAEACEAHLNEYKAFGEMGAAILKKAFRMYVTGYNRDCRRNICQPAEISSEEFELEGEDVEVLGSKDDDPVSEGENPNLGSEVAPAINIESSDPRDTELPADMTANRDNVGEEVLTNINKFLRL; from the exons ATGTATGGGATTACTCGGCAAGCTATGGAAACTGTTTTACCCAGGTTGTCTGGCCGACCTTCTCCTCAGTTTGCTGTCCGAGCTCCAAAGAGGTTCTGGGCCGATGAAAGGTCTGCTCCTTCTtccaagaagaaaaaggaaatttccTTAATGCCCCCGTCgccttcttttgatataaatggaagtgggGAGAATGATCAACTTATTGTTCcctttgatgtgaagtacca CTTCCGAAGTAAGAATGGACGACATAAA GCTGCTTCCTCCAAGGaggttagccgacctcccgCCAAAGCTTCTTCTCAAGCTTCAAAGCCGAGCTCCCGCAGCACCAAGCCGTCTCGGCCATCTAGCCGTGGTGGGTCGAGCTTAGCTCTTAGGCCTGTTGAAGGGTCTAGGTCtgctccagcctcctcagagggCGTGAGGGAAGCTTCCCTGGCTATTGCGGAGCAGACCTCCGTTGTTGAACAAGTGGAGCGGGGTACTGCCCATTCTTCTGGAGAGGGATCGGGGGGAAAATCTAAGTCCCCTATTGAAGACAAAGAGGCCTCAGGGACAGGGCTGGAGATCGTCCTTATAGAGGACTCAGCTCCAGAGGTTCCTACCCaagatgcccctgcccctgcAAGGACTGAACTTGAGGGTTCTGAGGGCGTTCCATCTAAGATCGGGGACAAGCGCCCAGCCCCTTCTGGAACAGCTGCCCCATCGcctgctcggaagaagtccAGGGCTGCTGCAGGGTCTTCTCCGGCTCTTCCTTCCATTGGGAAAGGAAAAAGTGTGGCTGCCGAGCCTCCGTTGTTTTCTTCTGACAATTCTCTGAAAGCATCGGACATTACCTCcgagtctccggccagtgctgttgcTGACTTTCTCAAAGAGCAAATGTTTGGTGGAGTTACAGAGGCTTCGGACCCTCGCcttcttgccctgactggtctcttagccagtTCTACTAAGGAGCAAACATCCTTCcagtctcgctctcgtgaggagctcggatcctcGATTAgggaaatgcttctgatg gtgacgggcctccTTATGGAGGTGGATATCCGTGATCGTTCCCTCCGGGAGTCCATAGAccgccggattgaagaggcgcGTCTGGAGGAAAACATATCTGCAACCAATGACGCGAGGGGGAATCTGGTAGCCgctcgggagcagatccagtccctCCAAGTGGAATTGCACTCTGCACTGGAAGCCCTAAAAAAGGCTGAGGGAAAAGCAGCTGAGACAGCAAAGCATACCTCGTTCttagaagcagagctgtctcGGACTCGTGGGGTCCTCAAagtgtctgatgagagggcagctgccttGGAGGTTCGCTGCAAAGGAGTTTcggagcagctgtcctctatggcAGATGCTCTTCAAGAGAGGAATGAGGCTTTGAGCCAAAAGgctgaggtccagcgccagTATGATGCCTTAAAGGCAGATCTTGAAGGACTTCAGACTCGTCTGAATGAAGTGGAAACTCAAAGAGAGATGGCCCTAGCTCGGGTACAG gaatttgtggctGAGGCCTGCGAAGCACATCTTAATGAGTATAAAGCCTTTGGTGAAATGGGAGCGGCTATTCTTAAGAAAGCCTTCCGCATGTATGTGACCGGCTATAATCgtg attgccggaggAATATATGCCAGCCAGCTGAGATTTCTTCGGAAGAGTTCGAGCTAGAAGGAGAGGACGTGGAAGTCCTAGGGTCGAAGGATGATGACCCTGTTTCTGAGGGGGAGAACCCTAACCTTGGGTCAGAGGTTGCTCCTGCTATTAATATTGAGAGCTCTGATCCAAGGGATACCGAGCTTCCTGCAGATATGACTGCCAATAGAGATAATGTAGGCGAGGAGGTTTTAActaat ATAAACAAGTTTCTTCGTTTATGA